A genomic stretch from Streptococcus oralis includes:
- the gyrB gene encoding DNA topoisomerase (ATP-hydrolyzing) subunit B, translating to MTEEIKNQQAQDYDASQIQVLEGLEAVRMRPGMYIGSTAKEGLHHLVWEIVDNSIDEALAGFASHIQVFIEPDDSITVVDDGRGIPVDIQEKTGRPAVETVFTVLHAGGKFGGGGYKVSGGLHGVGSSVVNALSTQLDVHVHKNGKIHYQEYRRGHVVADLEVVGDTDKTGTTVHFTPDPEIFTETTTFDFEKLNKRVQELAFLNRGLRISITDKREGLEQTKHYHYEGGIASYVEYINENKDVIFDKPIYTDGEMDDITVEVAMQYTTGYHENVMSFANNIHTHEGGTHEQGFRTALTRVINDYARKNKLLKDNEDNLTGEDVREGLTAVISVKHPNPQFEGQTKTKLGNSEVVKITNRLFSDAFSDFLMENPQIAKRIVEKGILAAKARVAAKRAREVTRKKSGLEISNLPGKLADCSSNNPAETELFIVEGDSAGGSAKSGRNREFQAILPIRGKILNVEKASMDKILANEEIRSLFTAMGTGFGAEFDVTKARYQKLVLMTDADVDGAHIRTLLLTLIYRYMKPILEAGYVYIAQPPIYGVKVGSEIKEYIQPGADQEIKLQEALARHSEGRLKPTIQRYKGLGEMDDHQLWETTMDPEHRLMARVSVDDAAEADKIFDMLMGDRVEPRREFIEENAVYSTLDV from the coding sequence ATGACAGAAGAAATCAAAAACCAACAGGCACAGGATTATGATGCCAGTCAAATTCAAGTTTTAGAAGGTCTGGAAGCCGTTCGTATGCGTCCAGGTATGTATATCGGATCGACCGCTAAAGAGGGGCTTCACCACCTAGTCTGGGAAATTGTTGATAATTCTATTGACGAGGCCTTGGCTGGATTTGCCAGTCATATCCAAGTCTTTATCGAACCAGATGATTCCATTACCGTTGTGGATGACGGTCGTGGAATTCCTGTTGACATTCAGGAAAAGACGGGACGTCCTGCTGTTGAGACAGTCTTTACGGTTCTTCACGCTGGAGGAAAATTCGGCGGTGGCGGGTATAAGGTATCAGGTGGTCTCCACGGAGTGGGTTCATCAGTAGTAAACGCTCTTTCAACGCAACTAGATGTCCACGTTCACAAAAACGGCAAAATTCATTACCAAGAATACCGTCGTGGTCATGTTGTTGCTGATCTTGAGGTCGTTGGAGATACAGATAAAACAGGAACAACAGTTCACTTCACACCAGACCCAGAGATTTTTACAGAAACAACGACTTTTGACTTTGAAAAATTAAACAAACGTGTTCAAGAATTAGCCTTTTTGAACCGAGGACTTCGAATTTCAATTACAGACAAGCGTGAAGGTCTCGAACAAACCAAGCATTATCACTATGAAGGTGGAATTGCTAGCTACGTTGAGTATATCAACGAAAATAAGGATGTTATCTTTGACAAACCAATCTATACAGATGGTGAAATGGATGATATCACAGTTGAAGTAGCCATGCAGTACACAACCGGTTACCACGAAAACGTCATGAGTTTCGCCAATAACATTCACACCCATGAAGGTGGTACGCATGAGCAAGGTTTCCGTACAGCACTGACGCGTGTTATCAACGATTATGCCCGCAAGAATAAACTGCTAAAAGACAATGAAGACAACCTGACAGGGGAAGATGTTCGTGAAGGTTTGACTGCTGTTATCTCAGTCAAGCACCCTAATCCTCAGTTTGAAGGACAAACCAAGACCAAACTGGGAAATAGCGAAGTTGTTAAGATTACCAATCGCCTCTTCAGCGATGCCTTTTCTGATTTTCTCATGGAAAATCCACAGATTGCTAAGCGCATCGTGGAAAAAGGGATTTTGGCTGCCAAGGCTCGTGTAGCTGCCAAGCGTGCGCGTGAAGTCACTCGTAAGAAATCTGGCTTGGAAATTTCTAATCTCCCAGGAAAACTAGCGGATTGTTCTTCAAATAACCCTGCGGAAACAGAACTCTTTATCGTTGAGGGAGACTCAGCTGGTGGGTCAGCTAAATCTGGTCGTAACCGTGAATTCCAAGCTATCCTTCCAATTCGTGGTAAGATCTTGAACGTTGAAAAAGCTAGCATGGATAAAATCCTTGCAAACGAAGAAATTCGGAGTCTCTTCACAGCCATGGGGACAGGATTTGGTGCAGAATTTGATGTCACTAAGGCTCGTTACCAAAAACTCGTTTTGATGACTGATGCCGATGTCGATGGAGCCCACATTCGGACCCTCTTGCTAACTTTGATTTACCGCTACATGAAACCAATTCTAGAAGCTGGTTATGTTTATATTGCCCAGCCACCGATTTATGGGGTTAAAGTCGGAAGTGAGATTAAAGAATACATCCAGCCAGGTGCAGATCAAGAAATTAAACTCCAAGAAGCCTTAGCACGTCATAGTGAAGGGCGTTTAAAACCAACCATCCAACGTTATAAAGGTCTGGGAGAAATGGATGATCACCAATTGTGGGAAACAACCATGGATCCAGAACATCGCTTGATGGCGCGTGTTTCGGTAGATGATGCTGCCGAAGCAGATAAAATCTTTGATATGTTGATGGGAGATCGAGTAGAACCTCGTCGCGAATTTATCGAAGAAAATGCCGTTTACAGTACCCTTGACGTCTAA
- the ezrA gene encoding septation ring formation regulator EzrA encodes MSNGQLIYLMVAIAVILILAYVAAIFLRKRNVSRLTALEERKEELYNLPVNDEVEAVKNMHLIGQSQVTFREWNQKWVDLSLNSFADIENNLFEAEGYNNSFRFFKATHQIDQIESQIDLIEEDIAAIRNALSELEKQESKNSGRVLHALDLFENLQHTVAENSEQYGKALPEIEKQLENIQSEFSQFVTLNSSGDPVEAAAILDSTENHILALTHIVDRVPSLVKTLSTELPEQLEDLEEGYRKLLDANYHFTETDIESRFQLLHESLKNNQENIRQLELDNAEYENTQIQEEINALYDIFTREIAAQKVVESLLSTLPTYLNHLKENNQVLVQDLERLNKTYLLPESDGNHVRRLQAELSGLDTAITEATEDQTEPTQAYSVLEEQFSSLQSNLKDIEDEQVSVSERLAQIEKDDINARQKANVYVNRLHTIKRYMEKRNLPGIPQSFLKLFFTASHNTEDLMAELEQAQVNIESVKRILEITTHDMEALETETYNIVQYATLTEQLLQYSNRYRSFDERIQQAFNEALEIFEKEFDYKASFEKISQALEVAEPGVTNRFVSSYEKTREAIRF; translated from the coding sequence ATGTCTAATGGACAACTAATTTATCTAATGGTTGCGATTGCAGTCATTTTGATTCTGGCTTATGTAGCGGCAATCTTCCTACGTAAGCGTAATGTAAGTAGATTGACGGCCCTCGAAGAAAGAAAAGAAGAACTCTACAACCTTCCTGTAAATGATGAGGTTGAAGCGGTTAAAAACATGCATTTGATTGGTCAAAGTCAGGTAACCTTCCGTGAATGGAATCAAAAATGGGTTGATTTATCGCTCAACTCATTTGCTGATATTGAAAATAACCTGTTTGAGGCTGAAGGCTACAATAATTCTTTTCGCTTTTTCAAAGCGACTCACCAAATCGATCAAATCGAAAGTCAAATTGATTTAATTGAAGAAGACATTGCGGCGATTCGCAATGCGCTTTCAGAGCTTGAAAAACAAGAGTCTAAGAATAGCGGACGTGTTCTGCATGCTTTGGACTTATTTGAAAATCTGCAACATACCGTAGCAGAAAATTCGGAACAGTATGGTAAAGCCCTTCCTGAAATTGAGAAACAATTGGAAAATATCCAGTCAGAGTTTTCTCAATTTGTAACCTTGAACTCTTCAGGTGACCCAGTTGAAGCTGCAGCAATTCTTGATTCAACTGAAAATCATATTCTCGCTTTGACACATATCGTTGATCGTGTTCCATCTCTCGTGAAGACTTTGTCAACAGAACTTCCAGAACAATTGGAAGATTTGGAGGAAGGCTACCGTAAACTCTTGGATGCTAATTATCACTTCACTGAAACGGACATCGAGTCACGCTTCCAACTTTTACATGAATCCTTGAAAAATAATCAAGAAAACATCCGCCAGTTGGAATTGGATAATGCAGAGTATGAAAATACACAAATCCAAGAAGAGATTAATGCGCTCTACGATATCTTCACGCGTGAAATAGCTGCCCAAAAAGTCGTTGAAAGTCTCCTTTCAACGCTTCCAACCTACCTCAATCACTTGAAAGAAAATAATCAGGTTTTGGTACAAGATCTTGAACGCTTGAATAAAACCTATCTTCTCCCAGAAAGTGATGGGAACCATGTCCGCCGTCTTCAAGCTGAATTGTCAGGGCTTGATACAGCGATCACAGAGGCAACTGAAGATCAGACAGAACCTACTCAAGCCTACTCTGTTTTAGAGGAGCAGTTTAGTTCACTTCAAAGTAATCTAAAAGACATTGAAGACGAACAAGTTTCTGTTAGTGAACGCCTAGCTCAAATCGAAAAAGACGACATCAATGCTCGTCAAAAAGCAAATGTCTATGTGAACCGTTTGCATACTATCAAACGTTACATGGAGAAGAGAAACTTGCCGGGTATTCCTCAAAGTTTCTTGAAACTTTTCTTCACTGCAAGCCATAACACAGAAGATCTGATGGCAGAGTTAGAACAAGCACAAGTTAATATTGAATCAGTTAAACGAATTCTTGAAATTACGACTCATGACATGGAGGCTCTTGAAACAGAAACCTACAATATTGTTCAATACGCGACTTTGACGGAGCAACTCTTGCAGTATTCAAACCGTTACCGTTCATTTGATGAGCGTATCCAGCAAGCTTTCAATGAAGCACTTGAAATTTTTGAAAAAGAATTTGACTACAAGGCATCATTTGAGAAGATTTCTCAGGCCTTGGAAGTTGCAGAACCAGGAGTCACAAATCGCTTTGTTTCTTCTTATGAAAAAACACGTGAAGCGATTCGCTTCTAA
- the pgdA gene encoding peptidoglycan-N-acetylglucosamine deacetylase PgdA produces the protein MKKNREKRVSHDKKRNVLLVLVGILSLAMLCLGGVIGYKILQKQSYEQKIETLKNEKDQQFNVGSQRDHFRKGQAEVIVYYPLQGEEVIAPVREKINQDIKEKLEDKEDLVFYYTEQLDPVLKGVVARNISKQVYDLSAAKVEEKEKTSLGKIFLTEDGKTFTLSQFFKDATKAKELLLSQIKATLEDKKLNQTKIDQVLKNFTDQDLSSWSFDYKDSQLILYPANSREALEEIALPISSFFDVIESSYLLEKDAELYQAYFAQKNKKVVALTFDDGPNPSTTTQALDTLAKYGVKATFFVLGKNIAGNEELLKRMKSEGHVVGNHSWDHPVLSKLSLEDAKKQITDTEDSLTKVLGSSSKLMRPPYGAITDDIRNSLDLSFIMWNVDSLDWKSKNESAILTEIQHQVRNGSIVLMHDIHGATVNALPKIIEYLKEQGYTFVTIPEMLNSRLKAHEMYYDRDQ, from the coding sequence ATGAAGAAAAATAGAGAGAAGCGTGTTTCCCACGATAAAAAGAGAAATGTATTACTGGTTTTAGTAGGTATTTTAAGTCTTGCTATGCTCTGCCTAGGTGGCGTGATTGGTTACAAGATTTTGCAGAAACAGTCCTATGAACAGAAAATTGAAACCTTAAAAAATGAAAAAGATCAACAATTCAACGTAGGCAGTCAGAGAGACCATTTCCGAAAAGGTCAAGCTGAAGTGATTGTCTACTACCCTCTTCAAGGAGAGGAAGTCATTGCGCCTGTTAGAGAAAAGATCAACCAGGATATTAAGGAAAAGCTGGAAGATAAAGAAGATTTGGTTTTTTATTATACGGAGCAGTTGGATCCCGTCCTAAAGGGAGTTGTGGCTCGTAATATTAGTAAGCAAGTTTACGATTTGTCTGCAGCAAAGGTTGAAGAAAAAGAAAAGACTTCTTTAGGAAAAATTTTCTTGACAGAAGACGGTAAAACTTTTACTCTTAGTCAATTTTTCAAAGATGCGACCAAGGCTAAGGAACTCTTGCTGAGTCAAATCAAAGCAACCCTAGAAGATAAGAAACTTAACCAGACAAAAATTGATCAGGTCCTAAAAAACTTTACAGACCAAGATTTGTCGTCATGGAGCTTTGATTATAAAGATAGCCAACTCATTCTTTATCCAGCGAACTCAAGAGAGGCTCTGGAGGAAATTGCTTTACCAATATCCAGTTTCTTTGATGTTATTGAGTCATCCTATTTGCTTGAGAAAGATGCTGAACTTTACCAAGCTTACTTTGCTCAGAAAAATAAAAAAGTTGTAGCCTTGACTTTTGATGATGGTCCAAATCCATCTACAACTACTCAGGCTTTGGATACCTTGGCTAAGTATGGTGTAAAGGCAACCTTTTTTGTACTTGGTAAAAACATCGCGGGTAATGAAGAACTTCTGAAACGAATGAAATCGGAAGGCCATGTTGTAGGAAACCATAGCTGGGATCATCCCGTTCTTTCCAAATTGTCTCTGGAAGATGCTAAAAAACAAATCACGGATACGGAAGATTCCTTGACAAAGGTTTTAGGTTCGAGTTCTAAACTTATGCGACCTCCTTACGGAGCGATTACAGATGATATTCGTAATAGTCTGGATTTGAGTTTTATCATGTGGAATGTAGATAGTTTGGACTGGAAGAGCAAGAATGAATCTGCTATTTTAACAGAGATTCAGCATCAAGTTCGTAATGGATCGATTGTTCTTATGCATGATATTCATGGCGCTACAGTTAATGCTCTTCCAAAGATTATAGAATATCTAAAAGAGCAAGGTTATACGTTTGTAACGATTCCGGAAATGCTTAATTCTCGCTTGAAAGCTCACGAAATGTATTACGACCGTGATCAATGA
- a CDS encoding aldo/keto reductase, with translation MKSYTLNNGISIPVLGFGTWKAESGEVAYQAVLEALKAGYRHIDTATIYRNEESVGRAIRDSGIPRQEIFVTTKLWNTNHSYEEARQAFEESMEKLGLDYLDLYLIHWPNPKPLRENDEWKTRNAEVWRAMEELYKEGKIRAIGVSNFLPHHLDALLETARVIPAVNQVRLAPGVYQEEVVAYCKEKGILLEAWGPFGQGELFEQKEVQEIAAKHGKSVAQIALAWSLSEGFLPLPKSVTSSRIQSNLDCFGIELSKGEREILKTISVISGAPRVDEMDF, from the coding sequence ATGAAGTCTTACACCCTTAATAATGGAATTTCAATTCCTGTACTAGGATTTGGAACATGGAAAGCTGAAAGTGGAGAGGTGGCCTACCAAGCTGTTTTAGAAGCCTTAAAGGCTGGTTATCGTCATATCGATACTGCGACCATCTATCGAAATGAGGAGAGCGTTGGCCGTGCTATACGAGATAGCGGTATTCCACGTCAAGAAATCTTTGTAACGACCAAACTTTGGAATACCAATCACAGCTATGAAGAAGCTCGCCAAGCTTTTGAGGAATCAATGGAAAAACTGGGATTGGATTATCTAGACTTGTACCTTATCCATTGGCCAAATCCAAAACCACTAAGAGAAAATGACGAATGGAAAACTCGCAATGCTGAAGTCTGGAGAGCGATGGAGGAACTTTACAAAGAAGGCAAGATTCGTGCTATCGGAGTTAGTAATTTTCTCCCTCATCATCTGGATGCTTTGCTTGAGACAGCAAGAGTCATTCCAGCGGTTAATCAGGTGCGCTTAGCGCCAGGTGTTTATCAAGAGGAAGTAGTTGCATACTGTAAAGAGAAAGGAATTCTCCTAGAGGCTTGGGGACCTTTTGGGCAAGGGGAGTTGTTTGAACAGAAGGAAGTCCAAGAAATTGCTGCAAAGCATGGGAAGTCAGTAGCTCAAATCGCCTTGGCTTGGAGTTTATCAGAAGGCTTCTTACCTCTACCTAAGTCAGTAACGTCTTCTCGCATCCAGAGCAATCTTGACTGTTTTGGGATTGAACTCAGTAAAGGAGAGCGAGAGATCTTAAAGACTATCTCAGTGATTTCTGGCGCACCTCGTGTGGATGAGATGGATTTTTAG
- a CDS encoding GFA family protein, translating into MLKGSCLCKAVTYTLDEELSELVFCHCSFCRKATASAYTVNAKVSSKNLVLYGEKSLVTYSSSPGKQRYYCQNCHSQIFTIQEDVTEVCALKLGTVDECNQNLQTVPKRHIFQDPAFSWLLDK; encoded by the coding sequence ATGCTTAAAGGATCTTGTTTATGCAAAGCAGTGACCTACACTTTAGATGAGGAATTGTCGGAATTAGTTTTTTGTCATTGCTCATTCTGTCGGAAAGCAACTGCATCTGCTTATACAGTGAATGCCAAAGTTAGCAGCAAAAATTTAGTATTGTATGGAGAAAAGAGTTTAGTTACTTATAGTTCATCTCCAGGGAAACAACGCTATTACTGCCAGAACTGTCACAGTCAAATTTTCACTATTCAAGAAGATGTAACAGAAGTTTGTGCTTTGAAATTGGGTACAGTAGATGAATGCAATCAGAATTTACAAACTGTTCCTAAACGTCATATTTTTCAGGATCCAGCTTTTTCTTGGTTGCTTGATAAATAA